In Streptomyces thermolilacinus SPC6, a single genomic region encodes these proteins:
- a CDS encoding TioE family transcriptional regulator yields the protein MGRNLQTGGWLRPVDLAREHGLSTQAVRNYEEAGILPPADRTAHGYRRYTASHAAALRAFLALVPGHGHGTAAAVMRAVNEGAAREAYRLIDESHAQLLEDRRTLHAVEKALRDLEPLGDTPETPGSGAAGRAGSGSGGTFIGPLARRLGIRPATLRTWERAGLVRPRRDPVTGYRVYDEADVRDVRLAHQLRRGGYPLERIALLLDQVRSAGGLEPLGAALADWHARLSARGRAMLAGAAALDAYLHTRA from the coding sequence ATGGGGCGGAACCTTCAAACGGGCGGATGGCTCAGGCCGGTCGACCTGGCGCGGGAGCACGGGCTGTCCACACAGGCGGTGCGGAACTACGAGGAGGCGGGCATCCTGCCGCCCGCCGACCGGACGGCGCACGGCTACCGCAGGTACACCGCGTCGCACGCGGCGGCGCTGCGGGCGTTCCTCGCGCTGGTGCCGGGGCACGGGCACGGGACGGCGGCGGCGGTGATGCGGGCGGTGAACGAGGGCGCCGCGCGGGAGGCGTACCGGCTCATCGACGAGAGCCACGCGCAGCTGCTGGAGGACCGGCGGACCCTGCACGCGGTGGAGAAGGCCCTCCGGGACCTGGAGCCGCTGGGCGACACGCCCGAGACGCCGGGCTCGGGCGCCGCCGGTCGCGCGGGCTCCGGTTCCGGCGGGACGTTCATCGGCCCGCTGGCGCGGAGGCTCGGCATCCGCCCGGCGACGCTGCGCACCTGGGAGCGCGCCGGACTGGTGCGCCCGCGCCGCGACCCGGTGACCGGGTACCGGGTGTACGACGAGGCCGACGTCCGGGACGTCCGGCTGGCCCACCAGCTGCGGCGCGGCGGCTACCCCCTGGAGCGGATCGCCCTGCTGCTCGACCAGGTGCGCTCGGCGGGCGGCCTGGAACCCCTGGGCGCCGCACTGGCCGACTGGCACGCCCGCCTGTCGGCCCGGGGCCGGGCGATGCTGGCGGGCGCGGCAGCCCTGGACGCGTACCTCCACACCCGCGCCTGA
- a CDS encoding tetratricopeptide repeat protein — protein sequence MWRRNRKKHDRDHGPNKVKIGRDSHLSANGPHSSVHVTYVGQEPPVEWPLPVGELPLTASALQPRPELRQALERPHQGPGQRPSAHVLVGEGGTGKTQLAAAHAQAAYADGVDLVLWVSAGDAAQIVAAYSEAARLARVPGATGKDPQADARAFLNWLNVTPRRWLVVLDDIADPDAVSDWWPNPARGTGQVVATTRLRDEPKLTGQGRVAIPVGPYTPAEATAYLTDRLSHDGKAHLLDDQVEALARALGHLPLGLGHAAAYMVREETSCARYLQLFRDRAARLDAVLPSWADTDKYGRQVTTALLLALEATDRDPQGPHARAVLQVAAHLDPAGQPAALWGTPRLHEHVARALYRTIQEHAPHLLRDQAAAVAVTQTQVDQALRLLHRYGLISHDTTSTTHTVRIHALTARAVRETVPAERLDEAVATASGALHEAWANVGLVERDLHAVLRANGRELIETAGERLWTAGAHTVLFPLGDSLLDTEMVQDALAFWRTATEEYERRLGSGAHLTDMARFRLAKALRSAGRHHEGLELSLRLANEFSEQYGRQHPEALRAYSELAGWSLATGQPGLAAMMFEQVLTARRAILDPDDPDIVRSEIDVTLAYGAAGRSEQLIERAEPLLARCRDRFGPEHNLTLEAGLCLGNAYLGASRFAEAVPVFRQALADQEHVRGADHPDTLTTRAGLALSLWKTGHRQEALEHMRAAVHGVRRVQGEEHPWTEAYGSLLADWEREAAAEGPAGVRGRLAARFRRTGGQPHTEEGAR from the coding sequence GTGTGGCGAAGGAACCGGAAGAAGCACGACCGCGATCACGGCCCCAACAAGGTGAAGATCGGGCGGGACAGCCACCTCAGCGCCAACGGCCCCCACAGCTCCGTCCACGTGACGTACGTCGGGCAGGAGCCGCCCGTCGAATGGCCCCTCCCGGTCGGTGAGTTACCGCTCACCGCGTCCGCGTTGCAGCCGCGCCCCGAGCTGCGGCAGGCACTGGAGCGGCCGCACCAGGGCCCCGGGCAACGGCCTTCCGCCCACGTGCTGGTGGGGGAAGGCGGCACCGGCAAGACGCAGTTGGCGGCGGCACACGCCCAGGCGGCGTACGCGGACGGTGTGGACCTAGTGCTGTGGGTGTCGGCGGGTGACGCCGCGCAGATCGTGGCGGCGTACAGCGAGGCGGCGCGGCTCGCCCGCGTGCCGGGCGCGACCGGGAAGGACCCGCAGGCCGACGCGCGGGCGTTCCTCAACTGGCTCAACGTCACTCCGCGCCGCTGGCTGGTCGTGCTGGACGACATCGCGGACCCGGACGCCGTGTCCGACTGGTGGCCCAACCCGGCGCGGGGCACCGGCCAGGTCGTGGCCACCACGCGGCTGCGCGACGAGCCGAAGCTGACCGGGCAGGGCCGGGTGGCCATCCCCGTCGGCCCGTACACGCCCGCTGAGGCCACGGCCTACCTCACCGACCGGCTCTCCCACGACGGCAAGGCGCACCTGCTCGACGACCAGGTGGAAGCCCTGGCCCGCGCGCTCGGCCACCTGCCCCTGGGGCTGGGGCACGCGGCGGCGTACATGGTCCGCGAGGAGACCTCCTGCGCCAGGTACCTGCAGCTGTTCCGGGACCGCGCCGCCCGCCTGGACGCCGTACTGCCGTCCTGGGCCGACACCGACAAGTACGGGCGGCAGGTCACGACCGCGCTGCTGCTCGCCCTGGAGGCCACCGACCGGGACCCGCAGGGCCCCCACGCGCGGGCGGTGCTCCAAGTGGCCGCCCACCTCGACCCGGCGGGCCAGCCCGCCGCGCTGTGGGGCACTCCCCGGCTGCACGAGCACGTGGCGCGGGCGCTGTACCGCACGATCCAGGAACACGCGCCGCACCTCCTCCGTGACCAGGCCGCGGCGGTGGCGGTCACTCAGACGCAGGTGGACCAGGCGCTGCGCCTCCTCCACCGGTACGGACTGATCAGCCACGACACGACCAGCACCACCCACACCGTCCGCATCCACGCCCTGACCGCTCGGGCCGTGCGCGAGACGGTGCCCGCCGAGCGGCTCGACGAGGCGGTCGCGACCGCGTCGGGCGCCCTCCACGAGGCGTGGGCGAACGTGGGCCTGGTGGAGCGCGATCTCCACGCGGTGCTGCGCGCCAACGGGCGGGAACTGATCGAGACCGCCGGGGAACGGCTGTGGACGGCCGGGGCCCATACGGTGCTGTTCCCGCTGGGCGACAGCCTGCTGGACACGGAGATGGTGCAGGACGCGCTCGCCTTCTGGCGGACGGCCACCGAGGAGTACGAGCGGCGGCTCGGGTCGGGGGCCCATCTGACCGACATGGCGCGTTTCCGCCTGGCGAAGGCGCTGCGCTCGGCCGGGAGGCACCACGAGGGTCTTGAGCTGTCCCTCCGGCTCGCGAACGAGTTCAGCGAACAGTACGGGCGGCAGCACCCGGAGGCGCTGCGCGCCTACAGCGAGCTGGCCGGGTGGTCCCTGGCGACCGGGCAGCCGGGGCTGGCCGCGATGATGTTCGAGCAGGTGCTCACCGCGCGCAGGGCCATCCTCGACCCGGACGACCCCGACATCGTCCGCTCCGAGATCGACGTGACGCTCGCGTACGGCGCCGCCGGGCGGTCCGAACAGCTCATCGAACGGGCCGAGCCGCTGTTGGCCCGCTGCCGGGACAGGTTCGGCCCCGAGCACAACCTCACGCTGGAGGCCGGGCTGTGCCTGGGCAACGCCTATCTGGGCGCCTCCCGTTTCGCCGAGGCCGTCCCCGTGTTCCGGCAGGCGCTGGCGGACCAGGAGCACGTCCGGGGCGCCGACCATCCGGACACGCTGACCACCCGCGCGGGCCTCGCCCTCTCCCTGTGGAAGACGGGACACCGGCAGGAGGCGCTGGAGCACATGCGGGCAGCGGTACACGGCGTCAGACGGGTACAGGGGGAAGAACACCCGTGGACGGAGGCGTACGGCTCCCTGCTGGCCGACTGGGAGCGGGAGGCCGCCGCCGAGGGGCCCGCGGGTGTCCGTGGACGTCTCGCCGCCAGGTTCCGCAGGACCGGCGGGCAGCCGCACACCGAGGAGGGGGCACGATGA
- a CDS encoding helix-turn-helix domain-containing protein has protein sequence MNNGKKPGSGSAGAAKAFGRLLKFHRERAGVTMEALGRHTSYSKSQVAMIEKGERRPKDHFVEVADRVLGADGALKEVAETIAPSGVPAWFEDYLGEEAGAAAIHWYENHLVPGLLQSSRYAEAVFRCAVPALDEVEIDAAVDVRLKRQKVFHRTPKPHITFIIEMIALTRPIGGAEVLKECLHHLLDTAGLPNVEVQVMPPDRCTHAGLNGPFILLETAERRGQLVYVEGQGGRYFLSEQPELGDTFTRYGTLRAQALTPEASTQLIEQVAREL, from the coding sequence GTGAACAACGGCAAGAAACCGGGCAGCGGGTCGGCCGGTGCCGCCAAAGCGTTCGGGCGGCTGCTCAAGTTCCATCGTGAACGGGCCGGGGTCACGATGGAAGCCCTCGGCAGGCACACCTCTTACTCCAAGTCCCAGGTGGCGATGATCGAGAAGGGGGAGCGCAGGCCGAAGGACCACTTCGTGGAGGTGGCGGACCGGGTACTCGGTGCGGACGGTGCGCTGAAGGAGGTAGCCGAGACGATCGCCCCAAGTGGTGTCCCCGCATGGTTCGAGGACTACTTGGGGGAAGAGGCCGGGGCCGCCGCGATTCACTGGTACGAAAACCACTTGGTGCCGGGCTTGTTGCAGAGCAGCCGCTACGCCGAAGCGGTCTTCAGGTGTGCCGTCCCGGCGCTGGACGAGGTCGAGATCGACGCAGCGGTGGACGTTCGGCTGAAGCGCCAGAAGGTGTTTCACCGCACGCCCAAACCGCACATCACGTTCATCATCGAGATGATCGCCCTGACCCGGCCCATCGGAGGAGCCGAGGTACTGAAGGAATGCCTGCACCACCTGCTCGACACAGCGGGGCTTCCCAACGTCGAAGTGCAAGTGATGCCTCCCGACCGGTGCACCCACGCCGGTCTCAACGGGCCGTTCATCCTGCTCGAAACCGCCGAGAGAAGAGGTCAGCTCGTCTACGTCGAAGGACAGGGTGGCCGCTACTTTCTCAGCGAACAACCCGAGCTGGGTGACACGTTCACGCGCTATGGCACCCTGCGAGCGCAGGCCCTGACCCCGGAAGCATCCACACAACTGATCGAACAGGTGGCACGAGAGCTATGA
- a CDS encoding EF-hand domain-containing protein — protein sequence MLAEPIDKINGRTRPMTIAARDTITAKLERQFELLDADKDGRVNAAEFAKIADRIIQAYGLDGDDRRARALRAVNQMYWMELVRHSGAESDALTKDRFVMANRLAAIDTSRINVMEGLAHASFDIIDANGDNEIDKDEFLRFQRDVWQVQAPEAMEVFGKVDIDGDGAISRMEFVRTVREYFMSMDPSAPGSMLFGRV from the coding sequence ATGCTGGCCGAGCCGATCGACAAGATCAACGGAAGGACTCGGCCGATGACCATCGCCGCGCGGGACACCATCACGGCCAAGCTGGAGCGCCAGTTCGAGCTGCTGGACGCCGACAAGGACGGCCGCGTGAACGCGGCGGAGTTCGCGAAGATCGCGGACCGCATCATCCAGGCCTACGGGCTCGACGGGGACGACCGCCGGGCCCGCGCCCTCCGGGCCGTGAACCAGATGTACTGGATGGAGCTCGTGCGCCACTCGGGCGCCGAGAGCGACGCGCTCACCAAGGACCGGTTCGTCATGGCCAACCGCCTGGCGGCCATCGACACCAGCCGCATCAACGTCATGGAGGGCCTCGCCCACGCGTCCTTCGACATCATCGACGCCAACGGCGACAACGAGATCGACAAGGACGAGTTCCTCCGCTTCCAGCGGGACGTCTGGCAGGTTCAGGCGCCCGAGGCCATGGAGGTGTTCGGCAAGGTGGACATCGACGGGGACGGGGCGATCAGCCGCATGGAGTTCGTGCGCACGGTCCGCGAGTACTTCATGTCGATGGACCCGTCCGCGCCGGGCAGCATGCTCTTCGGCCGCGTCTGA
- a CDS encoding cupin domain-containing protein, giving the protein MTYDTHTARGGDAPLNDRVHHVPAAARDAHPAPAGRAAVHTAVSGGTTGSRRLWMGLVENPPLSATDNHHHGDSEAGVYVVSGHPVFVYHDGTREVRLQGGPGDFFLVPPYVPHREENPDPEEPAVVVIARTAQEPVKVSVPQLYRLGHGPDGT; this is encoded by the coding sequence ATGACGTACGACACGCACACCGCGCGCGGCGGGGACGCGCCGCTGAACGACCGGGTCCACCACGTCCCGGCCGCGGCACGGGACGCGCACCCCGCGCCCGCCGGGCGGGCCGCCGTGCACACCGCCGTCAGCGGCGGCACGACGGGCTCCAGGCGGCTGTGGATGGGCCTGGTGGAGAACCCGCCGCTCAGCGCGACCGACAACCACCACCACGGCGACTCCGAGGCGGGCGTCTACGTGGTGAGCGGGCACCCCGTGTTCGTGTACCACGACGGCACGCGGGAGGTACGGCTCCAGGGCGGGCCCGGCGACTTCTTCCTCGTACCGCCGTACGTGCCGCACCGCGAGGAGAACCCGGACCCGGAGGAGCCCGCCGTCGTGGTCATCGCCCGCACCGCCCAGGAGCCGGTCAAGGTGTCCGTGCCGCAGCTGTACCGCCTCGGGCACGGTCCGGACGGCACCTGA
- a CDS encoding FG-GAP-like repeat-containing protein — translation MRVPLLRRLATLATTLGLTSLGLLGAGAAPAQAAISDCPSGYFCAWKSDNGTGTMFKTNKDLSTLGTWDNTFRSVVNHTSKYACVYDEPNHDTSGMVGVWDPDPAGTEWGYEHGTVSSIKLVSTSRECAFRAYPAWYSAPAPQAQGFGDMNGDQKADVVVRDKAGRLWFLRGDGSGQLIGNSGWNVFNALVRHGDYSADGREDVIAREASTGRLWLYPGTGSGTLGARKLIGNSGWNAMSRLVGYGDLSGDGRTDLLAVEKSTGRLWLYPGTSSGTLGARKLIGNGGWNAMNALVGAGDMNSDGRPDLVAREASTGKLWLYPGGSGALGARVLVGSGGWNVMENILGLGDFTGDGNADLATSTHSSFVNEMCRGVGCHLVYTGRGTGSLNPGEVVADDWHHLNGIF, via the coding sequence ATGCGCGTACCACTGCTGCGGCGCCTGGCCACGCTGGCCACGACGCTGGGGCTCACCTCGCTCGGGCTCCTCGGCGCCGGAGCGGCACCCGCACAGGCCGCGATCAGCGACTGCCCGTCGGGCTACTTCTGTGCCTGGAAGTCGGACAACGGCACGGGCACCATGTTCAAGACGAACAAGGACCTGTCGACGCTCGGCACCTGGGACAACACGTTCCGCTCGGTCGTCAACCACACCAGCAAGTACGCCTGCGTGTACGACGAGCCGAACCACGACACGTCCGGCATGGTCGGCGTGTGGGACCCGGACCCGGCCGGCACCGAGTGGGGCTACGAGCACGGCACGGTCAGCTCGATCAAGCTCGTCTCCACGTCCCGCGAGTGCGCCTTCCGGGCCTACCCGGCGTGGTACTCGGCGCCCGCACCGCAGGCGCAGGGCTTCGGCGACATGAACGGCGACCAGAAGGCCGACGTCGTCGTACGGGACAAGGCGGGCCGCCTGTGGTTCCTGCGCGGTGACGGCAGCGGGCAGCTCATCGGCAACAGCGGCTGGAACGTCTTCAACGCGCTCGTCCGGCACGGTGACTACAGCGCCGACGGCCGCGAGGACGTCATCGCCCGCGAGGCGTCCACCGGCAGGCTCTGGTTGTACCCGGGTACCGGCAGCGGCACGCTCGGCGCCCGCAAGCTGATCGGCAACAGCGGCTGGAACGCCATGAGCCGCCTCGTCGGCTACGGCGACCTGTCCGGCGACGGCCGCACGGACCTGCTGGCCGTCGAGAAGTCCACCGGCAGGCTGTGGCTGTACCCCGGTACGTCCTCGGGCACGCTCGGCGCCCGCAAGCTGATCGGCAACGGCGGCTGGAACGCCATGAACGCCCTCGTGGGCGCGGGCGACATGAACAGCGACGGCCGCCCCGACCTGGTCGCCCGCGAGGCGTCCACGGGCAAGCTGTGGCTGTACCCGGGCGGCTCCGGAGCGCTCGGCGCCCGCGTGCTGGTCGGCTCCGGCGGCTGGAACGTCATGGAGAACATCCTCGGCCTGGGCGACTTCACCGGCGACGGCAACGCCGACCTGGCCACGTCCACGCACAGCAGCTTCGTGAACGAGATGTGCCGGGGCGTCGGCTGCCACCTCGTCTACACGGGCCGGGGCACCGGTTCGCTGAACCCGGGCGAGGTCGTCGCGGACGACTGGCACCACCTGAACGGCATCTTCTGA
- a CDS encoding PTS transporter subunit EIIC, whose protein sequence is MTTTEDPHQPDPSKPHQPDAPQPGPPDASEPAPPDAPRPGSSEQGSSGPRSTAAALLPLVGGAANIASVTHCMTRLRLALHDRAAVRDAEVRAHPAVLGVVEDGASYQIVLGPGTVARVTPEFQALVAADAQTGAAPPQGPPGAATGAGTPPEGRPVRRALRRIANVFVPLIPALIGCGVIAGLNGLLVNLGALPSLTPALTAIASGFMALIAVFVGYNTAQEFGGTPILGGAVAAIVVYAGVAKAEVFGQQLSPGQGGVLGALAAAYLATRVEKWCRRRVPEALDVLVTPTLTVLVSGLATVYGLMYAAGKVAAAIGTAADGLLAHGGAAAGFVMGGLFLPLVMLGLHQALIPLHATLIEQQGYTVLLPVLAMAGAGQVGAAVAVYVRLRRAEGLRRTIRSALPAGLLGVGEPLIYGVTLPLGRPFVTACVGGAVGGGVVGLFGMWGDKVGSTAIGPSGWALFPLLDGPGGALATVAAYASGLLAGYAAGFVATYFFGLRGVTVPVQ, encoded by the coding sequence CGAGCCTGCCCCGCCGGACGCCCCCCGGCCCGGCTCCTCCGAGCAGGGCTCGTCCGGTCCCCGTTCCACCGCCGCCGCGCTCCTCCCCCTCGTCGGCGGCGCCGCCAACATCGCTTCCGTCACCCACTGCATGACCCGCCTGCGCCTCGCCCTCCACGACCGCGCCGCGGTGCGGGACGCGGAGGTGCGCGCCCACCCGGCGGTGCTGGGCGTGGTGGAGGACGGGGCGTCGTACCAGATCGTGCTGGGCCCGGGGACGGTCGCGCGGGTCACCCCGGAGTTCCAGGCCCTGGTCGCGGCGGACGCACAGACGGGAGCCGCGCCCCCGCAGGGCCCGCCGGGCGCCGCCACGGGGGCGGGCACACCGCCGGAGGGCCGCCCGGTCCGCCGCGCCCTGCGCCGCATCGCGAACGTCTTCGTCCCGCTCATCCCCGCCCTCATCGGCTGCGGCGTCATCGCCGGACTGAACGGCCTGCTGGTCAACCTGGGCGCGCTGCCGTCCCTCACCCCCGCCCTGACCGCGATCGCGTCCGGGTTCATGGCGCTGATCGCGGTGTTCGTCGGCTACAACACGGCGCAGGAGTTCGGCGGGACGCCGATCCTCGGCGGGGCGGTCGCGGCGATCGTCGTCTACGCGGGCGTGGCGAAGGCCGAGGTGTTCGGTCAGCAGCTCAGCCCCGGCCAGGGCGGGGTGCTGGGCGCGCTGGCGGCGGCGTACCTGGCGACCCGCGTCGAGAAGTGGTGCCGCCGCCGCGTGCCCGAGGCGCTGGACGTCCTGGTCACCCCCACCCTGACCGTCCTCGTCTCGGGCCTGGCCACGGTGTACGGGCTGATGTACGCGGCCGGGAAGGTCGCTGCGGCCATCGGCACGGCCGCCGACGGGCTGCTCGCGCACGGCGGCGCGGCGGCCGGGTTCGTGATGGGCGGGCTGTTCCTGCCGCTGGTGATGCTGGGCCTGCACCAGGCGCTGATCCCGCTGCACGCGACGCTGATCGAGCAGCAGGGGTACACGGTCCTGCTGCCGGTCCTCGCGATGGCGGGCGCCGGACAGGTCGGCGCGGCGGTCGCCGTGTACGTGCGGCTGCGCCGCGCGGAGGGCCTGCGCCGCACGATCCGCTCGGCGCTCCCGGCGGGCCTCCTCGGCGTGGGCGAGCCGCTCATCTACGGCGTGACGCTCCCGCTGGGCCGCCCGTTCGTGACGGCGTGCGTGGGCGGGGCGGTCGGCGGGGGAGTGGTGGGCCTGTTCGGGATGTGGGGCGACAAGGTCGGCTCGACGGCCATCGGCCCGTCCGGCTGGGCCCTGTTCCCGCTCCTGGACGGGCCGGGCGGCGCCCTGGCGACGGTCGCGGCGTACGCGTCGGGCCTTCTGGCCGGGTACGCGGCGGGTTTCGTGGCGACGTACTTCTTCGGCCTGCGGGGGGTGACGGTGCCGGTCCAGTAG
- a CDS encoding carboxymuconolactone decarboxylase family protein — MDARLDFHGSTVGAKFLRHLNSAGRVVTESPLPATVQELVKIRASQINGCAACTDMHTKDAAHAGETPTRLNLVAVWREATVFTEAERAALALTEQGTRIADAAGGVTDEAWTEAALHFDDEQLAALVALIAVINAYNRVNAVIRTPGGDHRPGQWG; from the coding sequence ATGGACGCCCGTCTCGACTTCCACGGCTCCACCGTCGGCGCGAAGTTCCTGCGCCACCTCAACTCGGCGGGCCGCGTGGTCACCGAGTCGCCGCTCCCCGCCACGGTCCAGGAGCTGGTGAAGATCCGCGCCAGCCAGATCAACGGCTGCGCCGCCTGCACCGACATGCACACGAAGGACGCCGCCCACGCCGGGGAGACCCCGACGCGGCTGAACCTCGTCGCCGTGTGGCGGGAGGCCACCGTCTTCACCGAGGCCGAGCGCGCCGCGCTGGCGCTGACCGAGCAGGGCACCCGGATCGCGGACGCCGCCGGGGGCGTCACCGACGAGGCGTGGACGGAGGCCGCACTGCACTTCGACGACGAGCAGCTCGCCGCGCTGGTCGCGCTGATCGCCGTCATCAACGCGTACAACCGGGTCAACGCCGTCATCCGCACGCCCGGCGGGGACCACCGGCCGGGGCAGTGGGGCTGA
- a CDS encoding DUF397 domain-containing protein, which produces MTDQLNWFKSSYSGDQGGACVEVALDWHKSSYSGGQGGQCVEIAACPQAVHVRDSKDTARPGLAVAPEAWCAFLRTVR; this is translated from the coding sequence ATGACCGACCAGCTCAACTGGTTCAAGAGCAGCTACAGCGGTGACCAGGGCGGCGCCTGCGTCGAAGTCGCCCTCGACTGGCACAAATCGTCGTACAGCGGCGGCCAGGGCGGCCAATGCGTCGAGATCGCCGCCTGTCCCCAGGCCGTGCACGTCCGGGACTCCAAGGACACCGCCCGTCCCGGGCTGGCCGTCGCGCCCGAGGCGTGGTGCGCGTTCCTCCGTACCGTTCGCTGA
- a CDS encoding erythromycin esterase family protein has protein sequence MATDLKDATHPVEASALIGLLPAPPRMLALGEPTHGEDALLRLRNDLFRQLVEQYGYRTIALETDCLNGLAVDDHVTSGTGTLDAAMEHGFSHGWGASAANRELVRWMRAHNDGRPASEHVRFAGFDGPLEIEAAASPRRALTALHRHLAARLDADLLPCAADTLDRLLGPDEAWTEPAAMYDPARSVGRSAEARELRLLADDLVALLDTQDPRLRATASPGDHERARLYGRTATGLLRYHHAMADPSPARLTRLAAERDRMMAHNLLALAERGPVLVYSHHAHLQRGRSTMRMGGGLLEWWGAGALVASRLGKEYAFVATAVGTIRHQGVDAPPPDTVEGLLYDLPEDRHLIDPARLAAALGDPPPAPRESPWFGYAPLDPADLASLDGLVHVRDVTRS, from the coding sequence ATGGCCACTGACCTCAAGGACGCCACCCATCCCGTCGAAGCCTCCGCCCTGATCGGCCTCCTCCCCGCCCCGCCCCGGATGCTCGCCCTGGGCGAGCCGACGCACGGCGAGGACGCCCTGCTCCGCCTCCGCAACGACCTGTTCCGGCAGCTGGTCGAGCAGTACGGCTACCGGACCATCGCCCTGGAGACCGACTGCCTCAACGGCCTCGCCGTGGACGACCACGTCACCTCCGGCACCGGCACCCTCGACGCCGCCATGGAGCACGGGTTCAGCCACGGCTGGGGTGCCTCCGCCGCCAACCGGGAGCTGGTCCGCTGGATGCGCGCCCACAACGACGGCCGCCCCGCCTCCGAGCACGTCCGCTTCGCCGGTTTCGACGGCCCCCTGGAGATCGAGGCCGCCGCGAGCCCCCGCCGGGCCCTCACCGCGCTCCACCGGCACCTCGCCGCCCGCCTGGACGCCGACCTGCTGCCCTGCGCCGCCGACACCCTCGACCGCCTGCTCGGCCCCGACGAGGCGTGGACCGAACCCGCCGCCATGTACGACCCCGCCCGGTCCGTCGGGCGGTCCGCCGAGGCCCGTGAGCTGCGGCTGCTCGCCGACGACCTGGTCGCCCTCCTCGACACGCAGGACCCGCGCCTGCGCGCCACCGCCTCACCCGGCGACCACGAGCGGGCCCGCCTGTACGGGCGCACCGCCACCGGCCTCCTGCGCTACCACCACGCGATGGCCGACCCCTCGCCCGCCCGCCTGACCCGCCTGGCGGCCGAGCGCGACCGGATGATGGCCCACAACCTCCTCGCCCTCGCCGAGCGCGGCCCGGTCCTCGTCTACTCCCACCACGCCCACCTCCAGCGCGGGCGCAGCACCATGCGCATGGGCGGCGGGCTGCTGGAGTGGTGGGGCGCCGGTGCCCTGGTCGCCTCCCGGCTCGGGAAGGAGTACGCGTTCGTCGCCACCGCCGTCGGCACGATCCGGCACCAGGGCGTGGACGCCCCGCCGCCGGACACCGTCGAGGGGCTCCTGTACGACCTCCCGGAGGACCGCCACCTGATCGACCCGGCGCGTCTGGCGGCCGCCCTCGGCGACCCCCCGCCCGCGCCCCGCGAGTCCCCCTGGTTCGGCTACGCCCCGCTCGACCCCGCCGACCTGGCGTCCCTCGACGGCCTCGTCCACGTCAGGGACGTCACGCGGAGCTGA
- a CDS encoding peptidylprolyl isomerase, with protein sequence MSENVYFDVTVDDAPLGRIVFRLFDEVVPKTARNFRELATGQNGYGYKGSPFHRVIPAFMLQGGDFTNGNGTGGKSIYGATFADEDFQLKHDRPYLLSMANRGPNTNGSQFFVTTVPTPWLDGKHVVFGEVVEGADIVKQIEALGSDSGRTKAAVAVADCGIVS encoded by the coding sequence ATGAGTGAAAACGTGTACTTCGATGTAACGGTCGACGACGCCCCCCTCGGCCGGATCGTCTTCCGGCTGTTCGACGAGGTCGTCCCCAAGACGGCCCGCAACTTCCGCGAGCTGGCCACCGGCCAGAACGGCTACGGCTACAAGGGCTCCCCCTTCCACCGCGTCATCCCCGCGTTCATGCTCCAGGGCGGTGACTTCACCAACGGCAACGGCACCGGCGGCAAGAGCATCTACGGCGCGACCTTCGCGGACGAGGACTTCCAGCTCAAGCACGACCGGCCGTACCTGCTGAGCATGGCCAACCGCGGCCCGAACACCAACGGCTCGCAGTTCTTCGTCACCACCGTCCCCACCCCGTGGCTGGACGGCAAGCACGTCGTCTTCGGCGAGGTCGTCGAGGGCGCGGACATCGTCAAGCAGATCGAGGCCCTCGGCAGCGACTCCGGCCGCACCAAGGCGGCCGTCGCCGTCGCGGACTGCGGCATCGTCTCCTGA